In Thermomicrobiales bacterium, the DNA window GTCGAGACGCAGGTGCGCGATCTGCGCGAGACGTCCGATCAGCGCGTCGAACGCCTCGGGCAGCGTCTCGAATCGTTAGGCGATGTCGATCGTGAGCTTGCCTATCGCATCAGTGTGCTGGAGTTGCGCATTGAGGAGACCCGCGAGCTCTCCACCCGGTTACGCCGCGAGGTCTGGCATTTGCACGAGCTACGTTCGCGCATGCGACTGGAGCAGGCGCAGGCAGAGATGCAGGCAGTGGCGGACGCACGGCGCGCCGTCGAGCAGGATGCGGCCGGAGAGCCGCCAGAGCGACAGGGGAACGGCGTATGAGTCTGTGCCGACGCATTATTCCCTGCCTCGATGTGACAGGCGGGCGCGTGGTCAAGGGCGTGCAGTTCGTCGAGTTGCGCGATGCAGGCGATCCGGTTGAGATGGCGGCAGCCTACGACGCCGCCGGGGCCGACGAGATCACATTCCTCGATATCACCGCGACCAGCGACAATCGCGAGACGATGGTCGACGTTGTTCGCGCGACGGCGCAGCGGGTGCATATCCCGCTGACGGTCGGCGGCGGGATCCGCACGACCGACGACATGTATCGCATGCTGCGGGCGGGTGCTGACAAGGTCAGCGTGAACTCGGCCGCGATTGCCCGACCGGAGCTGATCGCCGAGGGAGCGCACCGCTTCGGCAACCAGTGCATCGTGCTGGCGATCGACGCCAAGCGCCGCGACGATGGCGGTTGGGAGGTCGTCAGCCACGGCGGACGCCGCCCGACCGGGCTGGATGCGGTCGAGTGGGCACGCCGCGGTGTTGAGGCCGGGGCCGGCGAGATCCTGCTGACCAGCATGGACCGTGACGGCACCCAGCAGGGCTACGACCTGGAGCTGACTCGCGCCGTCTCCGATGCCGTCCCGGTACCCGTCATCGCCTCCGGCGGCGTCGGCACGCTTGAGCACCTCTACGACGGGCTGACGGCTGGTGGTGCATGGGCTGTCCTGGCCGCATCTATCTTCCACTACGGCACGTACTCAATTGCCGAGGCGAAGGACTATCTGGCATCGCGGGGTGTGGTAGTCCGGCAGCCATTTGCCGGTTCGGCCTGACGGCGGCGCGCGATGCATCGACCGCCGAGTCGCCAGCAGCTGCTGATGCGGCAGCTGCGCGATCCGATCGTATTGCGCAGATGGGCACCGCGCGCGTTACTGACTCTGGCAGTTGCGGTCGTGACCGGCGCAATCATCGGTGGCGGCGTGGGGCGCTTGCTATCCGTCGTCGGTTGGGTACTCCTCATCCCGATCAGCGTCGCATTCGGCTACGGCGAAGCATTCTTCATTGCGCACGGACGTGGAGTTCGGCGCGCAACTCTGGTGCTGATTTGTTCCGCAATTGCGTCATTGATCTTCTGTGTCATCCTGTCAACTGGTGGAATTGCTGATTTGAGCACGGGAACACAGGCTGGAAAGGTGATTGTGACGCTTGTGTTATTCCTCGGAACAGGGTTGATGATCGCGAGCATGTCAGGACTCGGTTTTGGCTTGGGGACGGGCTATTTGGCCCGAAAAATCAATGAGCGTAGCAGTGATGAATGGCCATGATCAGGTGCGTAAGAGTGTACGTACATAGTTTGTGAATTGGTTGACATGACTCGAAATCTTGTGCTAAGGTGCCATCGTCCTGAGACGACGATGTCTCGGGTTTGTTTGGAGAACCAGCAGACCCATCGCTGAGCGTGTGTAACGCGCAGATGAGAAATCTGATCCGGAACAGTTGTGGGGCAACGAAGTCGGGTCAGGCGCTAATCGTCAGGTTCTGGTGTTACTGCTATCGATGGCAGGGCTCGCACAAGGGGAGTGCGAAGCTAAAGACGCCAAACCGCCAACACCCAGGACAGCCTTCGGGAGGGGCTGAGCAGTCTTCATACGGTTCCAGGCTGAAGCCGGGTGACCGTGACTGCTCCACGAGAATCCAGACATTCATCACTGCCAGACTGTGGTCGTGAATGTTGCGCGCAGAATGCGTGGAGGGTTCTCTGGATAGGGTGTCGTAGGAGGGAACTCGTTTGCGACGCATGAGACGCAGTCGGTCGCTGATGGCGATTGCCGTGGCGGCCACGATGACTCTGGCGCTCGTTATTCCAGTAGCCGCAGATCTCAATCTCGTTCCTGGTGACTATGCACAGGTCGCGTACACCAACGGTGACGGCGTGAATGTGCGTACGGCAGCCGGGTATTCCGGAGCGATCGTCGCGACCCTCGGCGAGGGGGTTGAGGTTTCGATCGTTGACGGTCCGGTCTGGGCTGATGACGGCTCGGGCTGGTACTACATTTCCGCTGACACCTGGGATGGCTGGATTGAAGGCTGGGTCATCTCTGACTATGTTTCCGGCGATCCAGCAGCCGTTCGATACGAGTCCGTCGCCAGCGCTGAAGTCGCCACCTGGGCGACCGTGGTTGGCACTGATGGTTACGGCCTGCGCCTGCGAGATGGCGCGACGACCGCAGCCGGCGTGATCACCGTCATGGGTGAGGGCGAATCGGTCGGCGTTGTCGAGTCGTGGATCACCGGCAGCGACGGCGGCAGCTGGGCGAGCGTTCAGTACGGCGGCATGGCCGGTTACGCATCGATGGACTACCTCTCAATCGGTGGCGGTTCGAGCGATACCGTGTCAGTTGCCAGTGAGCCAGTTACCAGCGGCCTGAGCATCGGCGACCGGGCGGCAGTGTCCGGCACCGGCGGTGGTGGCCTGAATGTCCGCGCCGAAGCCTATTACGGCGCAAGCGTGCTGACGGTTGTCCCTGAGGGCGATGTCGTCGTTATCATCGACGGCCCGGCCTGGGATGGCGAAGGCAACGGCTGGTATCAGGTTGATTACTCCAGCACCGTTGGCTGGGTGCATGGCGGCTACCTGTCCTGGACTGACGCTGCACCATCGAACGCCCCGGTTCTTGAAGCTGTCGAGACGCCTGAGCCTGTTGCAGAAGAGCCGGTTGCTGATGCGCCGGTCGCGGCAGTCAGCGGCGTTGGTGACGCCATCGTGTCCGAAGCGCTCAACTACGTCGGTCTGCCCTACGTCTGGGGCGGCACGACTCCGTCAGGCTTCGACTGCTCTGGCTTCACGTACTACATCATCAATCGCGTCGTCGGGAACGGCTTCTCCCGTTCGCTCGAAGTTCAGGCCGTGAGCGGCAGCTATGTCGATCCGGACAACCTGCAGGCTGGTGACCTGATCTTCCAGCAGAACACCTACAAGTGGGGCCTGTCGCACGTCGGCATCTACATCGGTGGTGGCCAGATGGTGAACGCGCAGAGCGAGCGCGTCGGTGTCGCCATCGCCAACATCTGGGATAGCTACTGGGGTCCACGCTACTACACCGCTCGCCGCATCGGCTAGCATCCGGATCCATACAGTCTGATCAACGAGGCCCGGCTACACCAGCCGGGCCTCGTCGTTATTCTGGCAGGCGATCGGCGACGCCAGCACGTCGACCAGTCCGGTCCGACAGCCAACCCCGAAATCTGTCATTTCGAACCGCAGTGAGAAATCTCCCATGCGTTCGGGTCTGTCCAACGTGGGGAGATCGCTTACCTGTGCCGTGTCCGCACATCTGGCCGCCACCCGGGACTCAGGAATGCAGCAGCTGCCACTGCCCTTCGGAGACAATCTCAACGTTGCCATCGACGACCTTGAACGCGGTGTCGTCGTCGACGGCGTAGGCGGGGCCGGGGATGTTGGCAGCCCATTGCTCCGCGCGCTCCATCGTGTTCCACGGCAGATCCGGGTGATTCAGGTGCGGGAAGATCGAGAAGTCTACGATGCCGAGCGTTTCGTCGCTGCCGCTCGGCGGGTTCCACTGCATGAACTCTCTGCCGATTCGCGGCGTCATGACCATGCTACCGGCGCTGAGGCCCACCCAGGTGGCGGACAGTGACGGCAGGAGAGCTGCCAGGCCGGACTGCTGCATCCAGTAGCTCAGGAACAGCGCGTCCCCACCATCCACCAGGAGCACGTCCGCGTTCTGGACCCAGGGGTGCCAGAGCGCCTCGCCGAGGCTGGGCAATGCGGTGAGCTCCAGCACGCCAACCGATTTCCAACCAAGATCGGTCATCTTCGTTTGCCCGCGCCCGCTGATGAATCGCCACGCCGCCCCCGGCCCAGCCATCGGGTGCCCGTATGTCGCAGTCGGGATGCAGAGCGCGTTGCACTCGGCGATCGGCTTGTCCAGCAACTCGAGGAGTGCGTTGTGGATGCTCGGATTCCTGACCCCGCCGGAGGTGAGAAGCAGTTTCACGGTGTGGTCCTTTGGCTACATCGAGTCGGTGCTCGGGGAGTGTAACCTGTGATGCCCGTCGCACATATGGGCCTGTTGCACAGATCGGAAGCGGGGCAGTCTGAGCCCACTGGAAGCGAGCGCGACAAACGGAGCGCTCACTGCCGATCCCCGGCAGTGAGCGCTCCGTTGGAGTCTGCGTGGTCGTTCGGCGAGCGAGCTACCGCCCCGAGCGTCCGGACCGACCGTTGTCGTTGCCGATGCGCTGCGGACCATCCTCGGTCTCGTACTGCACATCGAAGTTCACGATCTGGTTGCTGAGCAGTTGGACATTCGTGCTGTAGTAGCTGCCGATGCCAATATCGAACGTATAGCAGTCGCCATTGTACTCGTGGCAAACGCCGCTATCTGCGCCCTGATCCGAGATGTAGTTGCCCCGGAGCAGGATGTTGTTCGACGTGTCGATCGCGAAACCGTAGTCCGAATTGCCGAGTACCGTGTTGTTCACCACCTGGAGGTTCTCGGCCTGGTAGAGCAGGAAGGCCGCCCCGTACCAGTACGAAGTCCCCAGCCACTGGTTGCCGTAGACGGTGTTGTTGCTGACCCAGCCGCCAGCACCATAGGCGATCTGAACGGCGTTCGCGGCCAGCGACGCCTGGGTGGCACTGGCACCGACGGTGTTGTTGTACATCATGACGATGACATCACCGTTCACGACGATGCCGGTCTTCTGGTAGTTCTCGACTCGATTGTTGGAGATCTCAACCCGCATCGGGTTGCTGCCGGTGCCGTCGAATGGTGGGTTGCGAACCTCGATCGCATTCCCCTCCTGACAACCGGACGCGCCCTGGTTGATATCCAGAATCGAGCTCTTGGTGATCGACCCACTAGCGCTATCGAAGCGCACGCCGGCGAGGCGGTCGTTGCCTGCGGCGCAGCCGGTCTGCCCAACATCAGCACGCACAACGAGGCGCGTGATGTTCATCGAGCTGCCCTCGTTCTGCACGACAGCACCCCGGAACTTGCCGCCGTCCGGGTTGACGGCAGTGATTGTGTAGCCTCGGCCGTCCAGCGTCGCGCCGTTTGGCACGAAGATTGTTGAGTCAGTCGTGCAGTCGCCCTGCAGCTGGTATGAGCGCGGCGTGCGGACAATCACGCAATCGTCTGCCGCGGCTGCCGGAGCAGCCCCCGCCACAACGACGAGTGTGCTCAGGATAGCCAGCACAGCCGCGAATCGAATAATCCTCATCTCACCCGATCCTTCACCATCTGGAGTCGATCGAACGACTATCGGCCGGGACGTCCGGAGCGTCCAGTGCGATCCTGGTTTCCATTGCCGCGCTGCGGGGTAACGTCGGACTCATAGGAAACGTCGAAACCACTAATCTTGTTGAGCAGGAGATGGACGCCACTGCTGTAGTAGCTGCTGACACCGATATCGAACGTGTAGCAGGTGTCCCCGTATGTGTGGCAGATATTGGCGTCGTTGCCCTGATCGGCAATCGAGTTCCCGCGAAGGATGATGTTCGATGAATCCTGGATCAGGATGCCGACATCGGAGTTTCCGCGGATCGTGTTGTTGGTGATCTGGAGATTCTCAGCGCCATACACGACCATGGCGGTGGCCACCCAGTAGGAGGTGCCAAGCCACTGATTCCCGTAGATCGTGTTATTGCTGACCCAGCCGCCGGCACCGTCGCCAATGTCAACGCTGTTGGACGCGAGGGCGGACTGGTTGTAGCCTGCGCCAATGGTGTTGTTGAACATCGTGAGGATGATATCGCCGCTCACCACGACGCCAGACTTCTGGTAGTTCTCGACGCGGTTGTTGGCGATCTGGACGTAGACCGTACCTGCGCCGTCACTCTCCGGGTTGCGAACCTCGATGCCGTAGCCTTCCTGGCAACCGGACGATGTCTTGTTGATGTTCAGGATCGAGCTTCTGGTGATTGATCCGCCGGCATTGGCGAAGCGGACGCCGGCCAGTCGATCTGCATTCGCACCGCAGCCGGTTGCGTTCAGATCACCGAGCACGGTGATGCGCGTGATGTTCATCGAGCTGCCGTCGTTCTGGAGCACTGCACCGACGAACTTCCCGCCATCCGGGTCGACTGCCGTGATGGTGTGGCCCTGGCCATCCAGCGTCGCGCCATCCGGCACATAGATCGTCGCGGTCGTTGTGCAGTCCGCCGCAAGCTGGATCGAGCGCGGCGTGTCGATGAACACGCAGTCGTTCGTCGGCGGCAACGGCTCG includes these proteins:
- the hisF gene encoding imidazole glycerol phosphate synthase subunit HisF; this encodes MSLCRRIIPCLDVTGGRVVKGVQFVELRDAGDPVEMAAAYDAAGADEITFLDITATSDNRETMVDVVRATAQRVHIPLTVGGGIRTTDDMYRMLRAGADKVSVNSAAIARPELIAEGAHRFGNQCIVLAIDAKRRDDGGWEVVSHGGRRPTGLDAVEWARRGVEAGAGEILLTSMDRDGTQQGYDLELTRAVSDAVPVPVIASGGVGTLEHLYDGLTAGGAWAVLAASIFHYGTYSIAEAKDYLASRGVVVRQPFAGSA
- a CDS encoding NlpC/P60 family protein encodes the protein MRRSRSLMAIAVAATMTLALVIPVAADLNLVPGDYAQVAYTNGDGVNVRTAAGYSGAIVATLGEGVEVSIVDGPVWADDGSGWYYISADTWDGWIEGWVISDYVSGDPAAVRYESVASAEVATWATVVGTDGYGLRLRDGATTAAGVITVMGEGESVGVVESWITGSDGGSWASVQYGGMAGYASMDYLSIGGGSSDTVSVASEPVTSGLSIGDRAAVSGTGGGGLNVRAEAYYGASVLTVVPEGDVVVIIDGPAWDGEGNGWYQVDYSSTVGWVHGGYLSWTDAAPSNAPVLEAVETPEPVAEEPVADAPVAAVSGVGDAIVSEALNYVGLPYVWGGTTPSGFDCSGFTYYIINRVVGNGFSRSLEVQAVSGSYVDPDNLQAGDLIFQQNTYKWGLSHVGIYIGGGQMVNAQSERVGVAIANIWDSYWGPRYYTARRIG
- a CDS encoding Type 1 glutamine amidotransferase-like domain-containing protein, which encodes MKLLLTSGGVRNPSIHNALLELLDKPIAECNALCIPTATYGHPMAGPGAAWRFISGRGQTKMTDLGWKSVGVLELTALPSLGEALWHPWVQNADVLLVDGGDALFLSYWMQQSGLAALLPSLSATWVGLSAGSMVMTPRIGREFMQWNPPSGSDETLGIVDFSIFPHLNHPDLPWNTMERAEQWAANIPGPAYAVDDDTAFKVVDGNVEIVSEGQWQLLHS
- a CDS encoding right-handed parallel beta-helix repeat-containing protein, whose protein sequence is MRIIRFAAVLAILSTLVVVAGAAPAAAADDCVIVRTPRSYQLQGDCTTDSTIFVPNGATLDGRGYTITAVNPDGGKFRGAVVQNEGSSMNITRLVVRADVGQTGCAAGNDRLAGVRFDSASGSITKSSILDINQGASGCQEGNAIEVRNPPFDGTGSNPMRVEISNNRVENYQKTGIVVNGDVIVMMYNNTVGASATQASLAANAVQIAYGAGGWVSNNTVYGNQWLGTSYWYGAAFLLYQAENLQVVNNTVLGNSDYGFAIDTSNNILLRGNYISDQGADSGVCHEYNGDCYTFDIGIGSYYSTNVQLLSNQIVNFDVQYETEDGPQRIGNDNGRSGRSGR
- a CDS encoding right-handed parallel beta-helix repeat-containing protein produces the protein MKILRLAAVAAVVSALFTVFATSTALAYDFPSTNDANRANNYPHVDLVSQGIDEVTLSFVNDTNSLSYFEYRIDGEVVTSGTLHPVVAGEYIYPGVSVDSRNIATPVVVEQTFSAESTVEVRLALGGERDWDFDWVTFEPLPPTNDCVFIDTPRSIQLAADCTTTATIYVPDGATLDGQGHTITAVDPDGGKFVGAVLQNDGSSMNITRITVLGDLNATGCGANADRLAGVRFANAGGSITRSSILNINKTSSGCQEGYGIEVRNPESDGAGTVYVQIANNRVENYQKSGVVVSGDIILTMFNNTIGAGYNQSALASNSVDIGDGAGGWVSNNTIYGNQWLGTSYWVATAMVVYGAENLQITNNTIRGNSDVGILIQDSSNIILRGNSIADQGNDANICHTYGDTCYTFDIGVSSYYSSGVHLLLNKISGFDVSYESDVTPQRGNGNQDRTGRSGRPGR